One window of the Lycorma delicatula isolate Av1 chromosome 3, ASM4794821v1, whole genome shotgun sequence genome contains the following:
- the LOC142321400 gene encoding coiled-coil domain-containing protein 134-like isoform X1 yields the protein MNFLFCIFLLYVTHKTVESHAHYEVKEAENLFRRLFKLRRVEQLAAVKRIRSLDSEEKQKKMIMTAAEKIFSMLQNNRIILETAGFVPGVSSFPEDEDIRDALSNLLENTALIGDIILRLPEISQSLLSSHNNWVILLSWSLQFANQTDLLDQQTVTLIDLVSQEMNFTARSDNYINPYKYSYRSEKEQEENEIKPLKPKKKNKTKDSRRGPRLSSRGNGEL from the exons atgaactttttattttgtattttcttgctTTATGTTACTCATAAAACCGTTGAAAGTCATGCTCATTATGAGGTTAAAGAAGCAGAAAACTTAT ttagaCGTTTATTTAAATTGCGAAGAGTTGAGCAGCTAGCAGCTGTAAAAAGAATTAGAAGTTTAGAtagtgaagaaaaacaaaaaaagatgatTATGACTGCAGCTGAAAAAATCTTTTCT atgttgcagaataatagaattattttagaaACTGCTGGATTTGTGCCTGGTGTTAGCAGTTTTCCAGAAGATGAAGATATTCGTGATg ccttatcaaatttattagaaaatacagCACTTATAGGTGATATAATTCTTCGTTTACCAGAAATTTCTCAATCTTTACTTTCTTCTCACAACAATTGGGTAATTTTACTAAGCTGGAGCTTACAGTTTGCTAATCAGACCGATCTCCTGGATCAGCAGACTGTTACTTTAATTGATCTG gtcagtcAAGAGATGAATTTTACTGCTAGAAGTGATAATTACATAAATCCTTACAAATATTCCTATAGATCTGAAAAGGAGcaggaagaaaatgaaattaaaccattaaaaccaaaaaaaaagaataaaactaaagatAGTCGTAGAGGCCCACGATTGAGTTCTAGAGGAAATGgagaattataa
- the LOC142321400 gene encoding coiled-coil domain-containing protein 134-like isoform X2 yields the protein MAQMLQNNRIILETAGFVPGVSSFPEDEDIRDALSNLLENTALIGDIILRLPEISQSLLSSHNNWVILLSWSLQFANQTDLLDQQTVTLIDLVSQEMNFTARSDNYINPYKYSYRSEKEQEENEIKPLKPKKKNKTKDSRRGPRLSSRGNGEL from the exons ATGGCGCAA atgttgcagaataatagaattattttagaaACTGCTGGATTTGTGCCTGGTGTTAGCAGTTTTCCAGAAGATGAAGATATTCGTGATg ccttatcaaatttattagaaaatacagCACTTATAGGTGATATAATTCTTCGTTTACCAGAAATTTCTCAATCTTTACTTTCTTCTCACAACAATTGGGTAATTTTACTAAGCTGGAGCTTACAGTTTGCTAATCAGACCGATCTCCTGGATCAGCAGACTGTTACTTTAATTGATCTG gtcagtcAAGAGATGAATTTTACTGCTAGAAGTGATAATTACATAAATCCTTACAAATATTCCTATAGATCTGAAAAGGAGcaggaagaaaatgaaattaaaccattaaaaccaaaaaaaaagaataaaactaaagatAGTCGTAGAGGCCCACGATTGAGTTCTAGAGGAAATGgagaattataa